Below is a window of Acidobacteriota bacterium DNA.
ACGCCAAGGGACAGCCTGCGTATGAAGCGATCATCTTGATCGAATGGGACGCGTCGTTGAACGAATACCTGTGCCTGTGGCTCGACTCGACCGGTGGCGGAGGTCTCTCGGCGCCGATGGCCCACGGCAAACGGGGCGATGATCAAATCGTATTCGTGTTCAAGGGCAAGGATGAGAAAGACGGCGGCGTCCAGACAACATTCGCCTACAACAAAGCCACGGATTCCTGGAACTGGCTGATCGATAACGAATCCGGCGGCAAGCTGACGCCGTTTGCGCGAGTCAAGCTCACCAGAAAATAAGCGCCGGGAGCGCGGCAAGAACTCAGGCTAGCAAGCCATTAGGAAGCGCACGGCTTCAGCCGTGCCACAAAGCTCTCTGGAAGATTGGGCTCCAGCCCCTGACGGCACACGCACTACTGCTTTCACCCACGTTTCACAAAAAACGAAGCGAGGGGCACCTACTTACCGGGGCCACCCGCCCGTTGATAACCGTGTAGAATTTCAATCCACAATGTCCACCTCACTCACTCCTAAGCAACGTAGGTTGAAAAAGGAACTGGAGGCCATCAGCGAAATAGTCCGCGTTGATTACTGGAATATCCTCACTTGGCCTCCCAGGCTTAGAACGACCGCTTTGGAGGTGATGACGCGCCAGTTGATTCGCGGTGACATCGTTACCCAATACACTTTGATTGACGACTGGTTGAGTAGTGCAGTATGTCGATATTTCTTGCCGGGACGAAGCTTCATTGTTCAATGGAAGACTCAGCGCTTTGTCAGATTCAATTACTATGTGATTGAACGTCTTTACATGACACAAAAGCTCGCCTTCTTGAAAGACGCGTATGTCATTCCCAAGGCTATTGCCGCTACGATCGAGGAAATTAACGCGCTGCGGAACGCGATGGCTCATGCATTTTTTCCTGAAAATCTACGGGCATACCACAGGAAAGGACCTTCCGCCGCTCGGAAGCCTGTAACAGTTCGCTACAAGGGCACCGACATTTTTACCCTGGAGGGGATTAGACAATTCGCGGCGGATTGTGGCACCGTCACCGAGTTTTTCAAAAGGGGGCTAAGGCGGCGCACGCGAACCCTCATTGCCCTTCGTACTTCAGGCGAGGAATAATATATCGGGAATGTCCCGCCTCTCCCCTGATTTCGATCGAAGAAAAAATAAGCTGAATTGACGGAGGGACTGTGACCGAGCTAAACGAACCGACCGAGCAGCCGCCGCCCCCGCAGCAGTTTGCGCCATCGGAAAGAGCATTGAAGTTGCATGACGAGTATCGAAAGAAGATCTGGGAAGACTCGGTATCAGGCAGTGAGAACTTTGACAAATATCTCATCACCTTTTCGACTGGTGCCCTTGCCCTCTCGTTATCTTTCATTAAGGACGTTGTTCCGCTGAGGGATGCGATATGGATTTCGCTTCTGATCGTCTCGTGGGCTGCGTTCATACTCGCAGCATTGGTGACTCTGGTTTCGTTTAGATTCAGCCTCTCGGCTCTGGAAAGAATGGTTCCGGTGCTAAATGACTATTACCTGAATGCCAAACCCGCTGCATATGACAAACACATGGACGACCTGCGGACGAAAGCCGTCGACTGGTGTGCTTGGGCGGGACTATTTTTCTTCGTACTCGGTTTGATTTGCACTATGATATTTGTGAGCGGGAACGTTCTGAGAGCGAACGCTATGGAAGACAAGGAAAATCTGCAAAAGGGCAATTCCGTCCGAATTGACCGAATTGACTTTGGTTGTAAGCCTCCGGCGATGACGCCCATGACACCGAATGCGAAATTCGAGGCACATGCTGGGCAGGACAAAGTTGAAAAGGGCGTCAAACCGCCACGATTTACTCCAGTCCCCCCGTCCCCCACACCTACTCCACAACCGTGCCCGGCAGAACCGCCCAAGAAATGAATCGAGGGGAAGATGGCAAGAGTCAATGATGGCTTGAAACCAACGGGAATGACGCCAGTCGTTACCGGTCAAGAAGACCGAGGCTTGAAGCCTTCCCCGTTGACCCCTATACAGCCCCAACAACCAACACCTACTCCAACTCCTCCGGCCCCTACGCCGAAGGAGTGACGGCGAAACAGTGACAGTTAGCTTGTGGCCGGGCCCCCAGCAGCAATGAGCGAATGTGTGGGGCACTCGGCTACCGGAGTCGACCCGCCAAGTAGTAACATCATGAGTGGGTGAAAAAGAAAAGCAAAGGTAACAAGAAACAGCAGTCTCACATACACCATTACGTTCCGCAGTGGTACCAACGTAGGTTTCTCCCGCCCGGCCAGACTAACTTTTTTTACCTCGACCTTCACCCCGACACCTTTACCTGGACCGGCGGATCACACATCCTGAAGGCGTTGCGCCGTCTTGGACCATCGGCGTGCTTCTACAAAGAGGATCTCTACACCCTGAAGCTTGGAAGCTGGAGCACGGACCAAATAGAAAGTCACTTCTTCGGCGTGGTGGACAGCCGAGGCAGAAACGCCGTCTCCTACTTTGCGGAGTTCAATGGTATCGAAGCGCCGGCTTGGGATGCGGGTGGAAACTTGGGCCCCTACATGGACGCGCAGAAGTTCAGGACGCCTCGGGGGCTCGACCTCATCAAAAAACGGTCAGGAGGGTCCGACCACAATGCAACCCTGCTGTCCATGCAGAGGGAATTCAAGTACACCACGATGTGGATGGAGGCTACCTGGGAAATCGTGCGGGCAAGGCGAAGCCCGACCAAGTTCATAGTCTCGGACGATCCTGTCACCTTCTACTGCAAGCGGCTGTTCCCGAGCGACCGCACGTATCCCAATGAAATGTACCTCGGTCAGACAGGGACGCGCACGCTGTTCCCCCTCGGTCTCGACTCGTGCTTGATACTCACTCACGTCCAACTTGTTCGGAACCCCTGGAGCAACCCGTTTGAGCCCCGCACCAACGCCCGATCCGTTCCTGCGGCAGGCCCCAAGTACCTCCCAGACATACAGTACGGACGGGAGCTTGAGGAGGATGAGGTGCTCCGCATCAACCACATTCTCAAGACAAGGGCTGTTCGCTTCATCGCCGCTGCTGAGGAGGAATGGCTCTACCCGGAACGTCGCGTCTCTACGAAGGAATGGGAGAATCTCGATGACGATTGGTTCCTGCTGCCGAACCTTTGGAGAGTCTCATTTCACAGAGAAATCATGATAGGGCATCA
It encodes the following:
- a CDS encoding DUF4238 domain-containing protein, whose amino-acid sequence is MKKKSKGNKKQQSHIHHYVPQWYQRRFLPPGQTNFFYLDLHPDTFTWTGGSHILKALRRLGPSACFYKEDLYTLKLGSWSTDQIESHFFGVVDSRGRNAVSYFAEFNGIEAPAWDAGGNLGPYMDAQKFRTPRGLDLIKKRSGGSDHNATLLSMQREFKYTTMWMEATWEIVRARRSPTKFIVSDDPVTFYCKRLFPSDRTYPNEMYLGQTGTRTLFPLGLDSCLILTHVQLVRNPWSNPFEPRTNARSVPAAGPKYLPDIQYGRELEEDEVLRINHILKTRAVRFIAAAEEEWLYPERRVSTKEWENLDDDWFLLPNLWRVSFHREIMIGHQGGGASAWDEYGRRPWELGYKDERQRDLECQTCEMAKREWAVKRIGKSRAQTDERMGMDVADKMADDFLREQGLIHGPINRPYDWKESTSE